A single window of Oreochromis aureus strain Israel breed Guangdong linkage group 7, ZZ_aureus, whole genome shotgun sequence DNA harbors:
- the LOC116321274 gene encoding uncharacterized protein LOC116321274 isoform X1 produces the protein MATDRMKKNSSNSVQISSGPPAVYKLKPQKKNFGRFTRVTVGEKNPDKINKTILLVGETGAGKSALINALVNYTMGVKWEEKVWFQIVEKSSQTESQTSDVIVYEIFGFEDKTLPYSLTIINTPGYGKKKGIKHDEIVRQKLLDLFRSEDGIHEVHAVGLVVKAGENRLTDRLTYIFNSVLSLFGKDVGRNIVVLITHSGIGTPTTTLKAFDDANIKCVRNKENVPVHFLFNNQQNILRKNENEFFLLHAWKVTNTEFRRLKEFLEKTSPQQLQTFMLNERIRLTACIQNLHERIELTELKQSEIQQFQQALMNKNQENKKFTVEIDEVYKEKRPINGGRRSFFYEGAVCCMVCEENCHFPGCTIASNPETCEVMEEGHCTSCTGRCPASNHVKDKWRYVASRKRVQGTKEEIKMKFKNKGKLLKRLNEVMKVLTREKSDYLDESYQLVVTLQRNVNSVSAYVHVDFLIEKMKERGDTEKVQKLEEMRSRVDERTRAALRISNRLSEDENVDLISSGFPAVYQLRPKKETFGTLTRMTVGEKNVKKTNKTILLVGESGTGKSTLINALVNYTIGVKWEDEVWFQILEDVNTSQAESQTSDVIVYEIFGFEDKTLPYSLTIIDTPGYGDTRGIGCDEIVIQRLFDLFRSDDGVREVHAVGLVMKASVNRLSNRLSYIFDSVMSLFGKDMEKSIVALITHSDGRRPKNAFQALEAAKINCAKNEKNQPVHFLFNSCQHEDRTEEEEYLKIAGQISEKGMRDFTDFLEKTSPQKLDKTVDVLNERIRLTACIQNLQDRIKLTELKQTEIRQIQEALKKHKEGMKKHQNFTVELDEVYKDKKHINGGMYFVFYRGAVCCTICEENCHYPGCTMAWYAKHCEVMKDGCCTVCTGKCLALDHVKENWIYVTKTRKIQRAIEDVKQKYEKHKAESQNTLSLLQNLEREMNQLTAEKSQLLDESYQHLVRLEQIALKADSASTILHLDFLIEKMEEEGNTEKVQKLEEMRSRVDEGTIDALQYTYSMVKKVPKTKIH, from the exons atggcaacaga CAGGATGAAGAAAAACTCATCGAACAGTGTCCAGATCAGTTCAGGACCTCCTGCCGTCTACAAACTGAAACCACAGAAAAAGAACTTTGGAAGATTCACAAGAGTAACTGTAGGTGAAAAAAATCCAGACAAGATAAATAAAACCATCTTACTTGTGGGTGAAACTGGAGCAGGAAAATCTGCTCTGATCAACGCTCTGGTCAACTACACCATGGGAGTGAAGTGGGAGGAAAAAGTCTGGTTTCAGATCGTAGAGAAGAGCAGTCAGACAGAAAGTCAGACATCAGATGTGATCGTGtacgagatctttggttttgaagATAAAACTCTGCCCTACTCTCTGACCATCATTAATACTCCTGGAtatggaaaaaagaaagggatTAAACACGATGAAATTGTCAGGCAAAAATTATTGGACTTGTTCCGATCAGAGGATGGAATTCATGAAGTTCATGCAGTGGGTCTGGTGGTGAAGGCGGGGGAGAATCGTCTCACTGACCGACTCACGTACATCTTCAACTCAGTGCTGTCTTTATTTGGAAAAGATGTGGGTAGAAACATTGTAGTTCTCATCACACACTCAGGGATTGGAACACCTACAACTACACTTAAAGCTTTTGATGATGCAAACATTAAATGTGTCAGAAATAAGGAAAATGTGCctgttcacttcctgtttaataACCAACAGAACATCctgagaaaaaatgaaaatgagtttTTTCTATTGCACGCATGGAAAGTAACAAATACAGAATTCCGTCGATTAAAAGAGTTTCTGGAGAAGACTTCACCTCAACAGCTGCAGACATTTATGTTGAATGAACGAATCAGACTAACAGCCTGCATCCAAAACCTGCATGAAAGAATTGAACTGACTGAACTGAAACAGTCAGAAATCCAACAGTTTCAACAAGCTCTGATGAATAAAAACCAGGAGAATAAGAAGTTCACTGTTGAAATTGATGAGGTCTACAAAGAGAAAAGACCTATAAATGGTGGGAGACGGTCGTTTTTTTATGAAGGAGCTGTCTGCTGTATGGTCTGTGAGGAGAACTGTCACTTCCCTGGATGCACAATTGCCTCCAACCCTGAAACCTGTGAGGTTATGGAAGAGGGCCACTGTACTTCATGTACTGGTAGGTGTCCTGCATCAAATCACGTGAAAGACAAGTGGAGGTATGTGGCCAGTAGAAAGAGAGTTCAGGGGaccaaagaagaaataaaaatgaagtttAAGAACAAAGGGAAACTTTTAAAACGTCTAAATGAGGTCATGAAAGTTCTAACCAGAGAGAAGTCAGACTACCTGGATGAGTCCTACCAACTTGTTGTCACACTGCAGCGGAACGTTAATTCAGTGTCAGCTTATGTACATGTGGACTTCCTGAttgagaagatgaaggagagaGGAGACACAGAGAAGGTCCAGAAACTGGAGGAGATGAGAAGCAGAGTGGATGAAAGAACCAGAGCAGCATTAAG GATCAGTAACAGATTATCAGAGGATGAAAATGTTGATCTGATCTCTTCAGGATTCCCTGCTGTCTACCAGCTGAGACCAAAGAAAGAGACATTTGGAACTTTGACAAGAATGACTGTtggtgaaaaaaatgtgaagaaaacaaataaaaccatcTTACTTGTGGGTGAATCAGGAACAGGAAAATCCACTTTGATCAATGCTCTGGTCAATTACACCATTGGAGTGAAGTGGGAGGATGAAGTCTGGTTTCAGATCTTAGAGGATGTAAATACAAGTCAGGCAGAAAGTCAGACATCAGATGTGATCGTGtacgagatctttggttttgaagATAAAACTCTGCCCTACTCTCTGACCATCATCGATACTCCTGGATACGGAGACACCAGGGGGATTGGATGTGATGAGATTGTCATTCAAAGATTATTTGACTTGTTCCGATCAGACGATGGAGTTCGTGAAGTTCATGCAGTGGGTCTGGTGATGAAGGCGAGCGTTAATCGACTGAGTAACCGACTGTCATACATCTTTGATTCAGTGATGTCTCTGTTTGGAAAAGACATGGAGAAAAGCATTGTagctctgatcacacactcagATGGAAGACGTCCTAAAAATGCTTTTCAAGCTCTTGAAGCAGCAAAAATAAACTGTGCCAAAAATGAGAAGAACCAGCctgttcacttcctgtttaataGCTGCCAGCATGAAGACCGAACAGAGGAAGAAGAATACCTGAAAATTGCTGGTCAAATATCAGAGAAAGGAATGAGAGATTTCACAGATTTTCTGGAAAAAACTTCACCTCAAAAACTTGACAAAACTGTGGATGTTCTGAATGAACGAATCAGACTGACAGCCTGCATCCAAAACCTGCAAGACAGAATCAAACTCACTGAACTAAAGCAGACAGAAATCAGACAGATTCAAGAAGCTctgaaaaaacataaagaagGGATGAAAAAACATCAGAATTTCACTGTTGAACTTGATGAAGTCTACAAAGATAAAAAACATATAAATGGTggaatgtattttgttttttatagagGAGCCGTCTGCTGTACAATCTGTGAAGAGAACTGTCACTATCCTGGATGCACAATGGCCTGGTATGCTAAACACTGTGAGGTCATGAAAGATGGCTGCTGCACTGTTTGCACTGGGAAGTGTCTTGCATTAGATCATGTGAAAGAAAACTGGATCTATGTgacaaagacaagaaaaatTCAGAGGGCTATAGAAGATGTGAAACAGAAGTATGAAAAGCACAAGGCAGAAAGTCAAAACACACTGAGCTTGTTGCAAAATCTTGAACGTGAAATGAACCAACTGACAGCAGAGAAGTCACAGTTACTGGATGAGTCCTACCAACATCTTGTCAGACTGGAGCAGATCGCTCTGAAAGCTGATTCAGCGTCCACTATTCTCCACCTGGACTTCCTGATTGAGAAGATGGAGGAAGAAGGAAACACAGAGAAGGTCCAGAAACTGGAGGAGATGAGAAGCAGAGTGGATGAAGGAACCATAGACGCTCTGCAGTACACTTACAGTATGGTCAAAAAAGTGCCAAAAACAAAGAttcactaa
- the LOC116321274 gene encoding uncharacterized protein LOC116321274 isoform X2 yields the protein MATEMKKNSSNSVQISSGPPAVYKLKPQKKNFGRFTRVTVGEKNPDKINKTILLVGETGAGKSALINALVNYTMGVKWEEKVWFQIVEKSSQTESQTSDVIVYEIFGFEDKTLPYSLTIINTPGYGKKKGIKHDEIVRQKLLDLFRSEDGIHEVHAVGLVVKAGENRLTDRLTYIFNSVLSLFGKDVGRNIVVLITHSGIGTPTTTLKAFDDANIKCVRNKENVPVHFLFNNQQNILRKNENEFFLLHAWKVTNTEFRRLKEFLEKTSPQQLQTFMLNERIRLTACIQNLHERIELTELKQSEIQQFQQALMNKNQENKKFTVEIDEVYKEKRPINGGRRSFFYEGAVCCMVCEENCHFPGCTIASNPETCEVMEEGHCTSCTGRCPASNHVKDKWRYVASRKRVQGTKEEIKMKFKNKGKLLKRLNEVMKVLTREKSDYLDESYQLVVTLQRNVNSVSAYVHVDFLIEKMKERGDTEKVQKLEEMRSRVDERTRAALRISNRLSEDENVDLISSGFPAVYQLRPKKETFGTLTRMTVGEKNVKKTNKTILLVGESGTGKSTLINALVNYTIGVKWEDEVWFQILEDVNTSQAESQTSDVIVYEIFGFEDKTLPYSLTIIDTPGYGDTRGIGCDEIVIQRLFDLFRSDDGVREVHAVGLVMKASVNRLSNRLSYIFDSVMSLFGKDMEKSIVALITHSDGRRPKNAFQALEAAKINCAKNEKNQPVHFLFNSCQHEDRTEEEEYLKIAGQISEKGMRDFTDFLEKTSPQKLDKTVDVLNERIRLTACIQNLQDRIKLTELKQTEIRQIQEALKKHKEGMKKHQNFTVELDEVYKDKKHINGGMYFVFYRGAVCCTICEENCHYPGCTMAWYAKHCEVMKDGCCTVCTGKCLALDHVKENWIYVTKTRKIQRAIEDVKQKYEKHKAESQNTLSLLQNLEREMNQLTAEKSQLLDESYQHLVRLEQIALKADSASTILHLDFLIEKMEEEGNTEKVQKLEEMRSRVDEGTIDALQYTYSMVKKVPKTKIH from the exons atggcaacaga GATGAAGAAAAACTCATCGAACAGTGTCCAGATCAGTTCAGGACCTCCTGCCGTCTACAAACTGAAACCACAGAAAAAGAACTTTGGAAGATTCACAAGAGTAACTGTAGGTGAAAAAAATCCAGACAAGATAAATAAAACCATCTTACTTGTGGGTGAAACTGGAGCAGGAAAATCTGCTCTGATCAACGCTCTGGTCAACTACACCATGGGAGTGAAGTGGGAGGAAAAAGTCTGGTTTCAGATCGTAGAGAAGAGCAGTCAGACAGAAAGTCAGACATCAGATGTGATCGTGtacgagatctttggttttgaagATAAAACTCTGCCCTACTCTCTGACCATCATTAATACTCCTGGAtatggaaaaaagaaagggatTAAACACGATGAAATTGTCAGGCAAAAATTATTGGACTTGTTCCGATCAGAGGATGGAATTCATGAAGTTCATGCAGTGGGTCTGGTGGTGAAGGCGGGGGAGAATCGTCTCACTGACCGACTCACGTACATCTTCAACTCAGTGCTGTCTTTATTTGGAAAAGATGTGGGTAGAAACATTGTAGTTCTCATCACACACTCAGGGATTGGAACACCTACAACTACACTTAAAGCTTTTGATGATGCAAACATTAAATGTGTCAGAAATAAGGAAAATGTGCctgttcacttcctgtttaataACCAACAGAACATCctgagaaaaaatgaaaatgagtttTTTCTATTGCACGCATGGAAAGTAACAAATACAGAATTCCGTCGATTAAAAGAGTTTCTGGAGAAGACTTCACCTCAACAGCTGCAGACATTTATGTTGAATGAACGAATCAGACTAACAGCCTGCATCCAAAACCTGCATGAAAGAATTGAACTGACTGAACTGAAACAGTCAGAAATCCAACAGTTTCAACAAGCTCTGATGAATAAAAACCAGGAGAATAAGAAGTTCACTGTTGAAATTGATGAGGTCTACAAAGAGAAAAGACCTATAAATGGTGGGAGACGGTCGTTTTTTTATGAAGGAGCTGTCTGCTGTATGGTCTGTGAGGAGAACTGTCACTTCCCTGGATGCACAATTGCCTCCAACCCTGAAACCTGTGAGGTTATGGAAGAGGGCCACTGTACTTCATGTACTGGTAGGTGTCCTGCATCAAATCACGTGAAAGACAAGTGGAGGTATGTGGCCAGTAGAAAGAGAGTTCAGGGGaccaaagaagaaataaaaatgaagtttAAGAACAAAGGGAAACTTTTAAAACGTCTAAATGAGGTCATGAAAGTTCTAACCAGAGAGAAGTCAGACTACCTGGATGAGTCCTACCAACTTGTTGTCACACTGCAGCGGAACGTTAATTCAGTGTCAGCTTATGTACATGTGGACTTCCTGAttgagaagatgaaggagagaGGAGACACAGAGAAGGTCCAGAAACTGGAGGAGATGAGAAGCAGAGTGGATGAAAGAACCAGAGCAGCATTAAG GATCAGTAACAGATTATCAGAGGATGAAAATGTTGATCTGATCTCTTCAGGATTCCCTGCTGTCTACCAGCTGAGACCAAAGAAAGAGACATTTGGAACTTTGACAAGAATGACTGTtggtgaaaaaaatgtgaagaaaacaaataaaaccatcTTACTTGTGGGTGAATCAGGAACAGGAAAATCCACTTTGATCAATGCTCTGGTCAATTACACCATTGGAGTGAAGTGGGAGGATGAAGTCTGGTTTCAGATCTTAGAGGATGTAAATACAAGTCAGGCAGAAAGTCAGACATCAGATGTGATCGTGtacgagatctttggttttgaagATAAAACTCTGCCCTACTCTCTGACCATCATCGATACTCCTGGATACGGAGACACCAGGGGGATTGGATGTGATGAGATTGTCATTCAAAGATTATTTGACTTGTTCCGATCAGACGATGGAGTTCGTGAAGTTCATGCAGTGGGTCTGGTGATGAAGGCGAGCGTTAATCGACTGAGTAACCGACTGTCATACATCTTTGATTCAGTGATGTCTCTGTTTGGAAAAGACATGGAGAAAAGCATTGTagctctgatcacacactcagATGGAAGACGTCCTAAAAATGCTTTTCAAGCTCTTGAAGCAGCAAAAATAAACTGTGCCAAAAATGAGAAGAACCAGCctgttcacttcctgtttaataGCTGCCAGCATGAAGACCGAACAGAGGAAGAAGAATACCTGAAAATTGCTGGTCAAATATCAGAGAAAGGAATGAGAGATTTCACAGATTTTCTGGAAAAAACTTCACCTCAAAAACTTGACAAAACTGTGGATGTTCTGAATGAACGAATCAGACTGACAGCCTGCATCCAAAACCTGCAAGACAGAATCAAACTCACTGAACTAAAGCAGACAGAAATCAGACAGATTCAAGAAGCTctgaaaaaacataaagaagGGATGAAAAAACATCAGAATTTCACTGTTGAACTTGATGAAGTCTACAAAGATAAAAAACATATAAATGGTggaatgtattttgttttttatagagGAGCCGTCTGCTGTACAATCTGTGAAGAGAACTGTCACTATCCTGGATGCACAATGGCCTGGTATGCTAAACACTGTGAGGTCATGAAAGATGGCTGCTGCACTGTTTGCACTGGGAAGTGTCTTGCATTAGATCATGTGAAAGAAAACTGGATCTATGTgacaaagacaagaaaaatTCAGAGGGCTATAGAAGATGTGAAACAGAAGTATGAAAAGCACAAGGCAGAAAGTCAAAACACACTGAGCTTGTTGCAAAATCTTGAACGTGAAATGAACCAACTGACAGCAGAGAAGTCACAGTTACTGGATGAGTCCTACCAACATCTTGTCAGACTGGAGCAGATCGCTCTGAAAGCTGATTCAGCGTCCACTATTCTCCACCTGGACTTCCTGATTGAGAAGATGGAGGAAGAAGGAAACACAGAGAAGGTCCAGAAACTGGAGGAGATGAGAAGCAGAGTGGATGAAGGAACCATAGACGCTCTGCAGTACACTTACAGTATGGTCAAAAAAGTGCCAAAAACAAAGAttcactaa
- the LOC116321273 gene encoding CD5 antigen-like — translation MDPRLLLLLLWSSGAQACNELISKESVRLVGGASRCAGTLELKHLGEWRPAVVFVSTPKAVAVICEHLACGSAVSVGRREKAPHRSVWWINGLCVEKASALWSFCVFPEPFPFASELTCSGVRAEEKHKPTEIVRLVGGASRCAGTLELKHLGEWRPAVVFPWSYKALTLACEHLDCGAAVSLRTREEASHRSVVQVSGPCVQAASAFWGVCLGPHYESFPVQIQILDLTCTDSVRLLNGSSLCSGRLEVKSNQSWSSVCDADFDQQDAEVVCRELGCGPPSVLQGALYGEVEAPVWSKEFQCGGHESALLDCRSSGSARNSCSPGKAVGLTCSEPVRLVGGASRCDGVLELKHLGQWRPAESLVWSMETVAVFCEHLGCGSAVSFRQRKIPQIRAVWSIFGQCLLTTSTLQDCVFQYDSDNSLYLTCSDLLVQPIISLSSINGVSGDLQQGLQVSSGSSFTISCSIQSQYPGGSFQLNFTSSNTATSYTQPAVNHAANFLFPAAEPAHQGNYSCVYHVYILSRNVSSESHQLTVTVSG, via the exons ATGGATCCccgtctgctgctgctgctgctgtggagctcaG GAGCCCAAGCTTGCAATGAGCTCATATCAAAAg AGTCCGTCAGGTTGGTGGGAGGCGCCAGCCGCTGTGCAGGAACACTGGAGCTAAAACATCTGGGAGAGTGGAGGCCAGCGGTGGTGTTTGTGTCGACTCCGAAGGCAGTCGCTGTAATTTGTGAACATCTGGCCTGTGGCTCTGCTGTTTCTGTAGGAAGGAGAGAGAAGGCTCCACACAGGTCAGTGTGGTGGATCAATGGTCTCTGTGTGGAGAAAGCATCTGCTCTGTGGagtttctgtgtgtttcctgaaCCCTTTCCCTTCGCCTCAGAGTTAACCTGCTCAG GCGTCCGAGCTGAAGAAAAGCACAAACCAACAG AGATTGTCAGGTTGGTGGGAGGAGCCAGCCGCTGTGCTGGAACACTGGAGCTGAAACATCTGGGAGAGTGGAGGCCAGCGGTGGTCTTTCCGTGGTCCTACAAGGCACTTACTCTTGCTTGTGAACATCTGGACTGTGGTGCAGCTGTTTCTTTAAGAACAAGAGAGGAGGCCTCACACAGGTCTGTGGTGCAGGTCAGCGGTCCCTGTGTTCAGGCTGCTTCTGCTTTTTGGGGTGTCTGTCTGGGACCTCATTACGAATCCTTTCCCGTCCAGATCCAGATCCTGGATCTGACCTGCACAG ACTCTGTCAGGCTGCTGAATGGTTCCAGTCTGTGTTCAGGCAGACTGGAGGTGAAGTCTAACCAGAGCTGGTCCTCAGTGTGTGACGCTGACTTTGACCAGCAGGATGCAGAGGTGGTCTGTAGGGAGCTCGGCTGTGGGCCTCCTTCGGTCCTCCAGGGGGCGCTCTATGGAGAAGTGGAGGCTCCAGTGTGGAgcaaagagttccagtgtggaGGCCATGAGTCTGCTCTCCTGGACTGTAGAAGCTCAGGCTCAGCTCGAAACAGCTGCTCACCTGGCAAAGCTGTTGGACTCACCTGCTCAG AGCCTGTCAGGTTGGTGGGAGGAGCCAGTCGCTGTGACGGAGTCCTGGAGCTGAAACATTTGGGACAGTGGAGACCGGCAGAGTCCTTAGTTTGGAGCATGGAGACAGTTGCTGTCTTCTGTGAACATCTGGGTTGTGGCTCTGCTGTTTCTTTCAGACAGCGAAAGATACCTCAAATAAGAGCTGTATGGTCTATTTTTGGTCAGTGCCTTCTGACCACATCTACTCTACAAGATTGTGTATTCCAATATGACTCTGACAACTCCCTCTATCTCACCTGCTCAG ACCTGCTGGTTCAGCCAATCATCTCTCTGTCCTCCATTAACGGGGTTTCTGGGGATCTGCAGCAGGGGCTTCAGGTGTCCAGTGGCTCCAGCTTCACTATCAGCTGCTCCATCCAGTCACAGTACCCAGGAGGCTCCTTCCAGCTCAACTTCACCTCCTCCAACACGGCAACCAGCTACACCCAGCCAGCTGTCAATCATGCTGccaacttcctgtttcctgctgCAGAGCCGGCCCAccaaggaaactacagctgtgtttATCACGTCTACATTTTGTCTCGTAACGTCTCCTCTGAGAGCCACCAGCTGACCGTCACTGTTTCAG GCTAG